In Geomonas ferrireducens, one DNA window encodes the following:
- a CDS encoding DUF2917 domain-containing protein, giving the protein MDCSLEKGEVLRLGGGPGLRLHCTQGALWITIGDGRDYVIHAGSCFELEKGCTALTEALASAKLCVVNTEHVADNAAISLRTCRLASQRGSLAASA; this is encoded by the coding sequence ATGGACTGCTCGCTTGAAAAAGGGGAAGTGTTGCGGCTTGGTGGGGGGCCAGGTTTGCGGCTGCACTGCACACAAGGCGCCCTCTGGATCACCATCGGTGACGGGCGGGACTACGTGATCCATGCGGGTTCCTGCTTCGAACTCGAGAAGGGGTGTACCGCCCTGACTGAAGCGCTCGCTTCGGCAAAACTCTGCGTCGTCAACACCGAGCATGTGGCCGACAACGCCGCGATTTCCCTGAGAACCTGCCGGCTCGCCTCTCAGCGCGGTTCTCTTGCGGCAAGCGCATAA